The window CGCACCGCGCAAATCATCGCAGACGCCTGCGGCTGCGAAGTGATTAACGATCCGCGTTTGCGTGAATTGCATATGGGGGTGCTGGAGGAGCGCCTGATCGACAGCCTGACGCCGCAGGAAGAACAGTGGCGCAAGCAGATGGTCGATGGTACTCCTGACGGCCGCATCCCTCAAGGCGAATCCATGGTCGAGCTGGGCGAACGGATGCGCGCTGCGCTGGAAAGCTGCCTGATGTTGCCGGAAGGCAGCAAACCGCTGATCGTCAGCCATGGTATCGCGTTGGGTTGCCTGATCGGCACGGTGTTGGGGTTGCCGGCTTACGCGGAGCGCCGCCTGCGTTTGCGCAACTGTTCGCTGTCGCGCGTCGATCACCAGCA is drawn from Serratia entomophila and contains these coding sequences:
- the gpmB gene encoding 2,3-diphosphoglycerate-dependent phosphoglycerate mutase GpmB, whose protein sequence is MLQVYLVRHGETEWNAARRIQGQSDSALTAMGEHQAHLVARRVSKEGITHVITSDLGRTRRTAQIIADACGCEVINDPRLRELHMGVLEERLIDSLTPQEEQWRKQMVDGTPDGRIPQGESMVELGERMRAALESCLMLPEGSKPLIVSHGIALGCLIGTVLGLPAYAERRLRLRNCSLSRVDHQQSPWLASGWIVETAGDVTHLDMPALDELQR